NNNNNNNNNNNNNNNNNNNNNNNNNNNNNNNNNNNNNNNNNNNNNNNNNNNNNNNNNNNNNNNNNNNNNNNNNNNNNNNNNNNNNNNNNNNNNNNNNNNNNNNNNNNNNNNNNNNNNNNNNNNNNNNNNNNNNNNNNNNNNNNNNNNNNNNNNNNNNNNNNNNNNNNNNNNNNNNNNNNNNNNNNNNNNNNNNNNNNNNNNNNNNNNNNNNNNNNNNNNNNNNNNNNNNNNNNNNNNNNNNNNNNNNNNNNNNNNNNNNNNNNNNNNNNNNNNNNNNNNNNNNNNNNNNNNNNNNNNNNNNNNNNNNNNNNNNNNNNNNNNNNNNNNNNNNNNNNNNNNNNNNNNNNNNNNNNNNNNNNNNNNNNNNNNNNNNNNNNNNNNNNNNNNNNNNNNNNNNNNNNNNNNNNNNNNNNNNNNNNNNNNNNNNNNNNNNNNNNNNNNNNNNNNNNNNNNNNNNNNNNNNNNNNNNNNNNNNNNNNNNNNNNNNNNNNNNNNNNNNNNNNNNNNNNNNNNNNNNNNNNNNNNNNNNNNNNNNNNNNNNNNNNNNNNNNNNNNNNNNNNNNNNNNNNNNNNNNNNNNNNNNNNNNNNNNNNNNNNNNNNNNNNNNNNNNNNNNNNNNNNNNNNNNNNNNNNNNNNNNNNNNNNNNNNNNNNNNNNNNNNNNNNNNNNNNNNNNNNNNNNNNNNNNNNNNNNNNNNNNNNNNNNNNNNNNNNNNNNNNNNNNNNNNNNNNNNNNNNNNNNNNNNNNNNNNNNNNNNNNNNNNNNNNNNNNNNNNNNNNNNNNNNNNNNNNNNNNNNNNNNNNNNNNNNNNNNNNNNNNNNNNNNNNNNNNNNNNNNNNNNNNNNNNNNNNNNNNNNNNNNNNNNNNNNNNNNNNNNNNNNNNNNNNNNNNNNNNNNNNNNNNNNNNNNNNNNNNNNNNNNNNNNNNNNNNNNNNNNNNNNNNNNNNNNNNNNNNNNNNNNNNNNNNNNNNNNNNNNNNNNNNNNNNNNNNNNNNNNNNNNNNNNNNNNNNNNNNNNNNNNNNNNNNNNNNNNNNNNNNNNNNNNNNNNNNNNNNNNNNNNNNNNNNNNNNNNNNNNNNNNNNNNNNNNNNNNNNNNNNNNNNNNNNNNNNNNNNNNNNNNNNNNNNNNNNNNNNNNNNNNNNNNNNNNNNNNNNNNNNNNNNNNNNNNTGATTCGCCAGCGCAAACGTTGACAAGACCACCATAGCCAAAGCCACAGGAATAGCAATAGCAGGTGAAGATTCACCACGGACGTGCATGTTGATGCATGATAGGACAAAAGTTGTGAGAGCGAAAGCGCATAGTCCTAGAGGAGCTGGGTTGGCGAACTTGCGGTGCTCAACAGGCTTCCAGAGACCTGGCTGCAGGGCACCACCGAAAGCGGGATGGATATTTGATGGATGGGCATAGAGATGgggatgagcttgttgatgggCAGCAGTTGTCTGACGCTCCAGAGTCTTATCAGAGTCGTGAGGAGACTCGTTGGAGAATTGTTGTTGGTATTCGGGCATTGGTTGAGCCATTGCGAAGAGTGTTGGTGCGGACTGCTGAAGTCCAAGTGATGTTCTATAAGTGATGTATCGACTGTCGACAAGAAATAGTATGACGGTCTATAAATGACCAAGCGTGAGATGAATAGCAAGAAAAACAACGAGATCGAGAGTGACAACGGGAGACAAGACAGATTTATAAAGCAGGACTAGACCAGGGCAGAAACTCAACACGGGAATTGAAGAGAGATATCAAATTAGGTTCTGGAGACGGAGGAACAGGGCACGCAG
This genomic stretch from Fusarium oxysporum f. sp. lycopersici 4287 chromosome 2, whole genome shotgun sequence harbors:
- a CDS encoding hypothetical protein (At least one base has a quality score < 10), which gives rise to MPIHQISIPLSVVPCSQVSGSLLSTASSPTQLL